From a single Daphnia pulex isolate KAP4 chromosome 2, ASM2113471v1 genomic region:
- the LOC124209667 gene encoding uncharacterized protein LOC124209667, translating to MEKDGRRHVVWCLNGKNYASWKFGMKLALQSVELWEVVNGTQRQPAERRNADQVIENAADITNWNKRNTTAMQNIFGAIKEDQSRILMSCSTAQEMWMKLETEYEEDAADNAPLLWTKFYGCTFRPSQSVSSFLTELEQIAFRLKSLNIAIDDNQIMAKILMSLPPEFRVFAFAWDSTPVAEKTLKKLTTRLIALDKSLRNDEEAKSTSDTAYLSKPNRDESQHKEQALPAQYGQNKGKSHPSSQHAGIPRTCWECNSTTHVRAQCRQYKRRREREGEEADRKRKRYDRHDRRDDKLCKLPGATGRCTHETPGCSTLQVSP from the exons atggagaaagatggccgccgccatGTTGTATGGTGTCTGAATGGGAAAAACTACGCgtcttggaaatttggaatgaagcTGGCGTTACAAAGTGTTGAGCTTTGGGAAGTCGTGAACGGGACTCAACGGCAACCTGCTGAA AGACGCAATGCTGACCAGGTGATTGAAAATGCAGCTGATATAACCAActggaacaagagaaataccACGGCAATGCAGAACATATTTGGCGCCATCAAAGAAGACCAATCAAGGATCCTGATGTCTTGTAGCACAGCCCAAGAGATGTGGATGAAATTGGAGACTGAGTATGAAGAAGATGCCGCAGACAATGCACCTCTATTGTGGACAAAGTTCTATGGATGCACATTTCGACCAAGCCAAAGTGTATCAAGCTTCCTGACTGAGTTGGAACAGATAGCATTCCGTCTGAAGAGCCTCAACATAGCTATtgatgataatcaaataatggcAAAGATACTCATGTCGCTTCCTCCAGAGTTCCGTGTTTTTGCCTTTGCATGGGACAGCACGCCTGTTGCAGAGAAAACTCTCAAGAAACTGACTACTCGCCTTATAGCATTGGACAAGAGCCTgcgcaacgacgaagaagcAAAATCGACATCTGATACTGCCTATCTCAGTAAGCCGAACAGAGATGAATCACAGCACAAAGAGCAAGCACTTCCTGCCCAGTACGGTcagaacaaaggaaaaagccaCCCTTCCAGTCAACATGCTGGTATACCGAGAACATGCTGGGAGTGCAACTCCACTACGCATGTTAGAGCTCAATGCCGTCAATACAAACGCCGgcgtgagagagaaggagaagaagcggacagaaaaaggaagcgtTACGATCGACATGACAGAAGAGATGATAAACTATGTAAGCTCCCAGGAGCAACTGGCCGATGCACTCACGAAACCCCTGGCTGCTCCACGCTTCAAGTATCTCCGTGA
- the LOC124208106 gene encoding uncharacterized protein LOC124208106 — MASGNMRPRHLQNFQQPQHVRYHKPQKRHNEKVEENAEVSETYADYLPPVKITRKDPDLVVETASHLPLAAVADRPIVSAKMINQEQRFAFFKKKKEKKMQKKIQKKVEKKKAEEAAEAATRILIRNHYGRNDNDLYGEKDDLMTKWV; from the exons ATGGCATCTGGTAATATGAGGCCTAGGCACCTTCAAAACTTCCAACAACCACAGCATGTGCGGTATCATAAACCACAGAAAAGACATAACGAAAAAGTCGAAGAGAACGCGGAAGTTTCTGAGACGTACGCTGATTACCTACCACCCGTCAAAATTACACGGAAAGATCCAGATCTGGTTGTGGAAACCGCGTCGCATTTACCATTGGCAGCTGTAGCTGATCGTCCAATCGTCAGTGCCAAAATGATCAATCAAGAGCAAAGGTTTGcattttttaagaagaaaaaggagaagaaaatgcAGAAGAAGATACAGAAGAAggtggagaaaaagaaagcggaAGAAGCAGCTGAAGCTGCCACTCGTATCCTGATAAGAAACCATT ATGGCAGGAATGACAACGATCTATACGGCGAAAAGGATGACTTGATGACCAAATGGGTCTAA
- the LOC124207912 gene encoding uncharacterized protein LOC124207912 yields MANFDGTSSSPLLKLAKQPGSRYNGGPFRGTYPTIGLPPGSSSQELLFHVVSIDPTGPDGKSFELVSLVPKDWVDVDFKYFLHPHPDFNVNGLYTWEWLLINFKKRRYPELTFVEYDIMDLTTECPVPYEEVENEISKVLNTLQETQLGSNESLESWERPPKELSFCSNGDTSSHALMQLAKRMDNSKNLSRSFSASTPNNRPGSGSKPFPTTCGNIAKKPRTIVSKKGAASKGTDDERNSTHSRNQSVISLDSEPNASSNRKNSETRFTGVTALEKRNSVSNGETGIAVQNNIPTNTSDDAAWKAQVLQGINATNSLLKHLIPSKKFIETCLDKNMDHFRKTVDRNLSLPLNRLEDVMILNTALIDLDLSVSLCAVQITDLGHISYCSTLAKRIMDCLMTREICTKMQWKTRTKDSRPGICPLVNILSIFGAVMTAVLEKHNKTTSMAKIVFADLQRIVKGRAGGLLVQMKMQNSTNQQVCYTGIQPMASGQSRPQQLQHPLNFQKFQKLLHIEQQRLCLKSKCSTEHCYKSWSCVLRDADANAEER; encoded by the exons ATGGCGAATTTTGACGGTACCAGCTCGTCTCCTCTTCTGAAATTGGCAAAGCAA CCAGGTAGTCGTTACAATGGAGGCCCATTTCGAGGGACGTATCCCACGATTGGCCTTCCTCCAGGATCGTCAAGTCAAGAGCTGCTTTTTCACGTGGTCTCCATTGATCCAACCGGGCCTGATGGGAAGTCGTTTGAACTTGTATCCTTGGTGCCAAAAGATTGGGTAGATgtagatttcaaatattttcttcatccCCATCCTGACTTTAATGTCAACGGACTCTACACTTGGGAATGGcttttgattaatttcaaaaagcGCAGGTACCCTGAGCTGACTTTTGTAGAATACGACATAATGGATCTTACCACTGAATGCCCTG TTCCTTATGAAGAAGTTGAGAATGAAATTAGTAAAGTTTTAAACACCTTGCAAGAAACTCAGCTAGGAAGCAACGAGAGCCTCGAATCCTGGGAACGACCTCCGAAAGAGCTCTCTTTTT gCTCTAATGGTGATACAAGTTCGCACGCCCTTATGCAGCTAGCGAAAAGAATGGATAACTCCAAAAACTTGTCTAGAAGCTTTTCTGCAAGTACTCCTAATAATAGAC CTGGTTCTGGTAGCAAGCCTTTTCCTACTACTTGTGGAAATATTGCGAAAAAGCCTCGAACAATTGTCAGTAAGAAAGGAGCAGCATCAAAGGGAACGGACGATGAGCGAAATTCTACTCATAGTAGAAATCAATCCGTGATTTCTCTTGACAGTGAACCGAACGCAAGTTCTAATCGTAAAAATTCCGAAACGAGATTTACGGGAGTAACGGCTTTAGAAAAACGAAATAGTGTTTCCAATGGTGAGACCGGAATTGCAGTTCAGAACAATATTCCAACAAACACTTCTG ATGATGCAGCTTGGAAAGCCCAAGTGTTGCAGGGCATAAATGCCACTAATTCATTACTGAAGCATTTGATTccgtcaaaaaaatttatagaaacATGTCTCGATAAAAACATGGATCACTTTCGGAAAACGGTAGACCGAAACTTAAGTCTTCCTTTGAACCGGTTAGAAGACGTCATGATACTCAACACTGCTCTAATTGATTTGGATCTATCCGTTAGTCTG TGCGCGGTCCAAATTACGGATCTCGGTCACATTTCGTACTGTTCAACTTTAGCTAAAAGAATAATGGACTGCTTGATGACCCGTGAAATCTGCACGAAGATGCAGTGGAAGACGCGTACCAAAGATTCGCGGCCGGGTATTTGCCCTCTCGTCaacattctttcaattttcggAG CAGTGATGACGGCTGTTTTAgagaaacacaacaaaaccACTTCAATGGCCAAGATTGTTTTTGCC GATTTGCAGAGAATTGTTAAAGGTAGAGCTGGAGGTCTCTTGGTGCAGATGAAAATGCAGAACAGTACGAATCAACAAGTGTGTTATACTGGAATTCAACCAATGGCATCTGGTCAGTCAAGGCCTCAGCAGCTTCAACACCCGCTAAACTtccagaaatttcaaaaattgctGCATATCGAGCAACAGAGGCTATGCTTGAAGTCAAAATGCTCTACCG AACACTGTTACAAGAGCTGGAGTTGCGTGTTGCGTGATGCAGACGCAAATGCAGAAGAGCGCTAA